Proteins co-encoded in one Ziziphus jujuba cultivar Dongzao chromosome 9, ASM3175591v1 genomic window:
- the LOC107427781 gene encoding uncharacterized protein LOC107427781 produces MPKSKRDRPVTLSKTKKKGREHKEAIVNAIRQAVEDYSSIYVFKFENMRNLKFKEFREKMKSTSRFFLGSNKVMQVSLGRSAADEMRPGIYKVSKLLRGDAGLCFTNLAKEEVERLFNEYEDYDFGRTGSIATEKVELKEGPLDQFSHEMEPFLRKQGMPVRLNKGVVELVADYVVCEEGKPLSPEAARILRLLGIKMATFRLHLICRWSPSDFELYIDAPGDSDVESS; encoded by the exons ATGCCCAAATCAAAGCGCGACAGACCAG TTACATTATCGAAGacaaagaagaagggaagggaaCATAAAGAGGCTATAGTAAATGCTATAAGACAGGCTGTGGAAGATTACAGTTCGATCTATGTgttcaaatttgaaaacatgagaAATCTAAAATTCAAAGAGTTCAGAGAAAAGATGAAATCTACAAGCCG ATTTTTCCTTGGGTCAAACAAAGTCATGCAAGTTTCTTTAGGAAGATCTGCTGCTGACGAGATGAGACCGGGCATTTACAAAGTGTCTAAG ctgtTGCGAGGAGATGCTGGGCTTTGCTTTACCAATTTGGCAAAAGAAGAGGTTGAAAG GTTATTTAATGAATATGAAGATTATGATTTTGGAAGAACAGGCAGCATTGCAACAGAAAAG GTGGAGCTCAAGGAAGGTCCTTTGGACCAGTTCTCTCATGAGATGGAACCATTCCTACGTAAACAAGGGATGCCAGTCCGTTTAAATAAAG GTGTTGTGGAGCTTGTTGCAGACTATGTTGTTTGTGAAGAGGGAAAGCCTTTGTCACCAGAGGCAGCTCGCATACTG cGGTTATTGGGGATCAAGATGGCCACATTCCGACTTCACTTGATTTGCAGATGGAGCCCTAGTGATTTCGAACTCTATATCGATGCACCAGGAGATTCAGATGTTGAATCCTCTTGA
- the LOC107427757 gene encoding SKP1-like protein 1A translates to MSCIQVESTDGESFVIDQACSIAHESKFMRMMLESNSSGKCRVCITASIMKKLISYSANQLEASLDLKMCSADTLVDLLKAAHFLDMSTVEDVIAESIADRMKGQNRETIRQIFGIQNDFTEEEEKQRLRESGWAFK, encoded by the exons ATGTCGTGCATCCAAGTAGAATCCACTGATGGAGAATCGTTCGTCATTGACCAAGCATGTTCGATTGCACATGAATCTAAATTCATGCGCATGATGCTGGAGTCGAACTCTTCTGGAAAATGTAGAGTCTGCATTACTGCAAGCATTATGAAAAAGTTGATTAGCTACTCAGCTAATCAACTTGAGGCGTCATTAGATTTGAAGATGTGCTCGGCAGACACGTTGGTTGACTTACTCAAG GCGGCTCATTTCCTAGATATGAGCACCGTTGAAGATGTGATCGCTGAGAGCATTGCAGACAGAATGAAGGGACAGAATAGGGAGACAATCCGCCAAATATTTGGCATTCAAAATGATTTcaccgaagaagaagaaaagcaacGTCTTCGGGAGAGTGGATGGGCATTCAAATGA
- the LOC112492972 gene encoding uncharacterized protein LOC112492972 yields MEVKEEDPSSSPMESSDAIPDVEPTASTVNTTLQQPLLPLISPLVPPPVVPSVVPNPAVQKLPMTFSTTDMAVRAYLRQLRLPITLFGESEMERRDRLQMVLVTHLDAEGQLEKLMRDNEEEEEKLAAEESKDESNERQSKRRRLIDEEGAAEESKNVLLHKLSPLSDAPLEALANVAGRLGLKEVFNFRGACKSFWHASDRFIGKLSDCWFLIYNENPCTFLTANGKLYQQHLPELEEPICLASSQGWLLMFKEGSGSMFFFASLSRTRIDIKRFPYPSVINGEAIAVFSSYPTSQHWKVAVFQEIGGNEGELYILECGSSEWSRVRFEVPIAFFMRRLGFLDKPCGGFFFRGGAVFLQ; encoded by the coding sequence ATGGAAGTCAAAGAGGAAGACCCTTCATCAAGTCCAATGGAATCATCTGATGCAATTCCTGATGTTGAACCAACAGCGTCCACTGTAAATACTACACTTCAGCAACCACTTCTACCTCTTATTTCACCACTAGTCCCGCCTCCGGTTGTTCCTTCTGTTGTACCAAATCCTGCTGTGCAAAAACTGCCAATGACTTTTTCTACCACTGACATGGCTGTCCGGGCTTATCTTCGTCAGCTTAGATTGCCTATTACACTTTTTGGAGAAAGTGAGATGGAAAGAAGAGACAGGTTGCAAATGGTTTTGGTAACGCACTTAGATGCTGAAGGGCAGTTGGAGAAGCTGATGAGAGATaatgaggaggaggaggagaagctTGCAGCTGAAGAGAGCAAAGATGAGAGTAATGAAAGGCAGTCGAAGAGGAGGAGGCTGATTGATGAGGAGGGTGCAGCTGAAGAGAGCAAAAACGTGCTGCTGCATAAACTGTCTCCTTTGTCCGATGCTCCTCTGGAAGCTTTAGCAAATGTAGCAGGTCGGCTGGGGCTTAAGGAGGTATTCAATTTTCGAGGTGCTTGCAAATCTTTCTGGCATGCTTCGGACAGATTCATTGGAAAGCTTTCAGATTGCTGGTTTCTGATATACAATGAAAACCCATGCACTTTCCTGACTGCAAATGGGAAATTATACCAACAGCATTTGCCAGAGTTAGAAGAACCAATCTGCCTTGCATCTAGCCAAGGATGGCTGCTGATGTTTAAAGAAGGATCAGGCTCGATGTTTTTCTTTGCATCTTTATCTCGCACTAGGATAGACATAAAGAGATTTCCATATCCAAGTGTGATTAATGGAGAAGCAATTGCTGTATTTTCTTCTTACCCAACATCTCAACATTGGAAAGTCGCAGTTTTTCAAGAAATAGGCGGTAATGAGGGGGAGTTGTACATTCTTGAATGTGGCTCTTCTGAATGGAGCAGAGTCAGATTTGAAGTTCCTATTGCTTTTTTCATGAGGAGACTTGGTTTTTTGGATAAACCTTGTGGAGGGTTTTTTTTCAGAGGAGGTGCTGTATTTCTTCAATGA